The Burkholderia ambifaria AMMD genome has a segment encoding these proteins:
- a CDS encoding LysR family transcriptional regulator — translation MSWDDLRYFLAVMRGGSLSAAARALQVQHSTVARRIDALESALGIRLFDRLPRGWPPTDEGLHLAEHAARVEADVHAFARAAQGAAALDGVVRVSASPVFASHFLAPRLARAQRAWPALRIDLMGEMHAANLYAREADLAVRLSRPSEPGLAARRLGTMRFALCASPERAAEPPDTWAFLGYDDALAQMPQQQWLERFAAGRRFAFVANDLAALHRACVAGAGIALLPRFLVDAPVMDAGADAGGPASADPSLPATAALVELTAAPRCDVEREIWLVVHPDVRRSPRVQRVADAIADAVRAADGHL, via the coding sequence ATGAGCTGGGACGACCTCCGCTATTTCCTCGCGGTGATGCGCGGCGGCAGCCTGTCGGCCGCCGCGCGGGCGCTGCAGGTCCAGCATTCGACGGTCGCCCGGCGCATCGACGCGCTGGAATCCGCGCTCGGCATCCGGCTGTTCGACCGGCTGCCGCGCGGCTGGCCGCCGACCGACGAAGGGCTGCATCTCGCCGAGCATGCAGCCCGCGTCGAGGCCGACGTGCATGCGTTCGCGCGCGCCGCGCAGGGCGCGGCGGCGCTCGATGGCGTCGTGCGCGTGTCGGCGTCGCCGGTATTTGCGAGCCACTTCCTCGCGCCGCGGCTCGCCCGCGCGCAACGCGCGTGGCCCGCGCTGCGGATCGATCTGATGGGCGAGATGCATGCGGCCAACCTGTACGCACGCGAAGCCGACCTCGCGGTGCGACTGTCGCGACCGAGCGAGCCGGGACTGGCCGCGCGCCGGCTCGGCACGATGCGCTTCGCGCTGTGCGCGTCGCCCGAGCGGGCCGCCGAGCCGCCCGACACGTGGGCATTCCTCGGCTACGACGACGCACTCGCGCAGATGCCGCAACAGCAGTGGCTCGAACGCTTCGCGGCCGGCCGCCGCTTCGCGTTCGTCGCCAACGATCTGGCCGCGCTGCATCGTGCGTGCGTGGCCGGCGCGGGGATCGCGTTGCTGCCGCGCTTTCTCGTCGACGCACCGGTAATGGACGCGGGCGCCGACGCGGGCGGGCCGGCCTCGGCCGATCCGTCGCTGCCCGCCACCGCGGCGCTCGTCGAACTCACGGCGGCGCCGCGTTGCGATGTCGAGCGCGAGATCTGGCTCGTCGTCCACCCGGACGTACGGCGCTCGCCGCGCGTGCAGCGCGTCGCGGACGCGATCGCCGACGCGGTGCGCGCTGCGGACGGCCACCTCTAA
- a CDS encoding quinone oxidoreductase family protein, with translation MTQVVTATRIGIDRYGDAGVLRRVDAPVAPPGAGEVRIRQTAIGVNFVDIYFRTGAHPLPALPDALGVEAAGMVDAVGPGVTALVPGQRVAYAGLPTGSYASLRTLPAERVVPVPDGVSDDAAAAGLLKGITVYMLLHRVRQVGAGDTVLVHAAAGGVGLLATQWARALGARVIGTVGSAAKAALVRAHGAEAVVDYREEDFVAAARAFGGGAGVDYAIDGIGGDVLTRTLGAVRPFGMVASIGQVAAIGARQTIDLDELGPARSIALARPSVLGFIARDVAGYREAARATLDRLADGMHVEIGARLPLERAADAHRLLESRQTTGGVVLLP, from the coding sequence ATGACCCAAGTTGTCACCGCCACCCGGATCGGGATCGACCGCTACGGCGACGCCGGCGTGCTGCGCCGCGTCGATGCGCCCGTCGCGCCGCCCGGCGCCGGCGAGGTGCGGATTCGCCAGACCGCCATCGGCGTGAATTTCGTCGACATCTATTTCAGGACCGGCGCGCATCCGTTGCCGGCGCTGCCGGACGCGCTCGGCGTCGAGGCAGCCGGCATGGTCGACGCGGTCGGCCCCGGCGTGACGGCGCTCGTTCCCGGCCAGCGCGTCGCGTATGCGGGGCTGCCGACCGGCAGCTACGCGAGCCTGCGCACGCTGCCCGCCGAGCGCGTGGTGCCCGTGCCCGACGGCGTGAGCGACGACGCGGCCGCGGCCGGGCTGCTGAAAGGGATTACCGTCTACATGCTGCTGCATCGCGTCCGGCAGGTCGGCGCCGGCGACACCGTGCTCGTGCACGCGGCGGCCGGCGGTGTCGGGCTGCTGGCGACGCAGTGGGCGCGCGCGCTCGGCGCGCGGGTGATCGGGACGGTCGGCTCCGCCGCGAAGGCCGCACTGGTGCGTGCGCATGGGGCGGAAGCGGTGGTCGACTATCGCGAGGAGGATTTCGTCGCGGCGGCGCGCGCGTTCGGCGGCGGCGCGGGCGTCGACTATGCGATCGACGGGATCGGCGGCGACGTGCTGACGCGTACGCTCGGCGCGGTCCGGCCGTTCGGGATGGTCGCGAGCATCGGGCAGGTTGCCGCGATCGGCGCGCGGCAGACGATCGATCTCGACGAACTGGGCCCGGCCCGCTCGATCGCGCTGGCGCGGCCGAGCGTGCTCGGCTTCATTGCGCGTGACGTCGCGGGGTATCGGGAAGCGGCGCGCGCGACGCTCGACCGGCTCGCGGACGGGATGCACGTGGAGATCGGCGCGCGGCTGCCGCTCGAACGGGCGGCCGACGCGCATCGTTTGCTGGAGTCGCGTCAGACGACGGGCGGGGTGGTGCTGTTGCCGTGA